A genomic segment from bacterium encodes:
- the npdG gene encoding NADPH-dependent F420 reductase, producing MRIGVLGGTGPAGKGLAVRLASVGFEVVLGSRSKYRAMEARDKLVAVWPDRELPIGSGDNETAAGCDLIVLATPWDAAAATVQSVEDHLDGKVVVSMCNALARVAHEFQPLVPPRGSVAASIQAAIPRAKVAAALHHVPAKELSEIDHYVDSDVLICSDHPDATDATAAVVSQIPDLRPLDAGELSNAAPIEAFAAVLLQLNGRYKTRVALRFTGLNDE from the coding sequence ATGCGCATCGGTGTTCTGGGCGGAACGGGTCCGGCCGGCAAGGGTCTTGCCGTCCGGCTGGCGAGTGTCGGGTTCGAGGTGGTCCTGGGGTCACGCTCGAAGTACCGCGCCATGGAGGCCCGCGACAAGCTCGTGGCCGTCTGGCCCGACAGGGAGCTGCCGATCGGCTCGGGCGACAACGAGACGGCCGCCGGCTGCGACCTGATCGTGCTGGCGACGCCCTGGGACGCCGCCGCGGCCACCGTGCAGTCCGTGGAGGACCACCTCGACGGCAAGGTCGTGGTCTCGATGTGCAACGCCCTGGCGAGGGTGGCGCACGAGTTCCAGCCGCTCGTGCCGCCGCGGGGATCGGTTGCGGCCAGCATCCAGGCGGCGATTCCGAGGGCCAAGGTGGCGGCCGCGCTGCACCACGTGCCCGCCAAGGAGCTCAGCGAGATCGACCACTACGTGGATTCCGACGTGCTGATCTGCTCGGACCATCCCGACGCCACCGACGCCACCGCCGCCGTCGTCTCCCAGATCCCGGACCTCCGCCCGCTGGATGCGGGCGAGCTGTCCAACGCGGCGCCGATCGAGGCGTTCGCCGCCGTACTGTTGCAGCTGAACGGTCGCTACAAGACCCGGGTGGCGCTGCGCTTCACGGGTCTGAACGACGAGTGA